A genomic stretch from Falco naumanni isolate bFalNau1 chromosome 4, bFalNau1.pat, whole genome shotgun sequence includes:
- the GIPC3 gene encoding PDZ domain-containing protein GIPC3 translates to MRRAGRHGRQPQEGSPMENGVGQDPGTPEPPATEGTAAPRPPRARPRLVFHTQLAHGSPTGRIEGFTNVKELYAKIAEVFGISPTEILFCTLNTHKVDMQKLLGGQIGLEDFIFAHVRGETKEVEVTKTEDALGLTITDNGAGYAFIKRIKEGSIINRIQTVCVGDSIEAINDHTIVGCRHYEVARMLRELPRAQPFTLRLVQPKKAFDMIGQRMRSSKSPSEGKVTSGKETLRLRAQGPAVLEEGPSPFEEEAARRVDDLLESYMGIRDSELAATMVEAAKESPSAAQLARGLDSVLGEFAFPQEFVAEVWAAVCHPKQGQE, encoded by the exons atgcggcgggcgggcaggcacggcaggcagccccaggagggCAGCCCCATGGAGAACGGCGTGGGGCAGGACCCGGGGACCCCCGAGCCACCTGCCACTGAGGGCACCGCAGCCCCCCGACCCCCCCGTGCCCGCCCCAGGCTGGTGTTTCACACGCAGCTGGCCCACGGCAGCCCCACGGGGCGCATCGAGGGCTTCACCAACGTCAAGGAGCTCTACGCCAAAATCGCGGAGGTCTTCGGCATCTCGCCCACCGAG ATCCTCTTTTGCACGCTCAACACGCATAAAGTAGACATGCAGAAGCTGCTGGGGGGACAGATCGGCCTGGAGGACTTCATCTTTGCCCACGTCCGTGGTGAGACGAAGGAGGTGGAGGTGACCAAAACGGAGGATGCGCTTGGCCTCACCATCACGGACAACGGGGCCGGCTACGCTTTCATCAAG AGAATCAAGGAGGGGAGCATCATCAACCGCATCCAGACGGTGTGCGTGGGTGACAGCATCGAGGCCATCAATGACCACACCATCGTGGGCTGTCGTCACTACGAGGTGGCTCGGATGCTGCGGGAGCTGCCCCGGGCTCAGCCCTTCACCCTCCGCCTGGTGCAGCCCAAAAAAGCCTTCG ACATGATCGGGCAGAGGATGCGGAGCAGCAAGTCCCCAAGCGAGGGCAAAGTGACCAGTGGGAAGGAGACGCTGCGGCTGCGGGCACAGGgaccagctgtgctggaggaaggg cccagcccctttGAGGAGGAAGCCGCCCGGCGGGTGGACGACCTGCTGGAGAGCTACATGGGCATCCGTGACAGCGAGCTGG CCGCGACCATGGTGGAGGCGGCGAAGGAGAGCCCCAGCGCAGCCCAGCTTGCCCGTGGCTTGGACTCGGTGCTGGGCGAGTTCGCCTTCCCCCAGGAGTTCGTGGCAGAGGTGTGGGCAGCTGTCTGCCACCCCAAGCAGGGGCAGGAgtag